A window from Candidatus Delongbacteria bacterium encodes these proteins:
- a CDS encoding RsmE family RNA methyltransferase → MNRVPRLLLDSLPAAGGEVRLEASASHHLLRVLRAAVGQELELLDGRGGRAAARLESADRQVRLSCQAPRQAAEPDLKLEAWLPLIRPERLEWAVEKLTELGIWRIVPYSSARSGNQKRPPDLARLGRIIDAALEQSGNPWRPGLAPPASLAALLDGELPLLAALPVADSRLGAALDRPHGTLALLAGPEGGFSAEEIELVMKRSLALVSLGPHVVRAETALVTLTGVVQALTNN, encoded by the coding sequence ATGAACCGGGTTCCGCGCCTGCTGTTGGATTCCCTGCCCGCGGCCGGAGGCGAGGTGCGGCTGGAGGCCTCCGCCAGCCACCATCTGCTGCGCGTGCTGCGCGCCGCCGTCGGCCAGGAGCTGGAGCTGCTGGACGGCCGCGGAGGCCGGGCCGCGGCCCGGCTGGAGTCGGCGGATCGCCAGGTGCGCCTGAGCTGCCAGGCGCCGCGCCAGGCAGCCGAGCCGGACCTGAAGCTCGAGGCCTGGCTGCCGCTGATCCGCCCGGAGCGGCTGGAATGGGCGGTGGAGAAGCTGACGGAGCTGGGGATCTGGCGCATCGTGCCCTACAGCAGCGCGCGGAGCGGCAACCAGAAGCGGCCGCCGGACCTGGCCCGGCTGGGCCGGATCATCGACGCCGCGCTGGAACAGAGCGGCAATCCCTGGCGTCCCGGGCTGGCCCCGCCGGCAAGCCTGGCCGCCCTGTTGGACGGCGAACTGCCGCTGCTGGCGGCCCTGCCCGTGGCGGATTCCCGCCTGGGTGCGGCCCTGGACCGCCCGCACGGGACGCTGGCGCTGCTGGCCGGCCCCGAGGGCGGCTTCTCCGCCGAAGAGATTGAACTCGTGATGAAACGCAGTCTGGCCCTGGTGAGTCTGGGCCCGCACGTGGTGCGGGCCGAAACGGCCCTCGTCACCCTGACGGGAGTCGTTCAGGCCTTGACAAACAACTGA